One Vigna unguiculata cultivar IT97K-499-35 chromosome 11, ASM411807v1, whole genome shotgun sequence DNA window includes the following coding sequences:
- the LOC114170715 gene encoding probable O-methyltransferase 3 codes for MECKSEERVSKLLSAQTHVWNHIFSFINSMSLKCAIDLEIPDIIHKHGEPMPLSQLTASLSMNPSKANNIYRLMRILTHSGFFSEVKVNENEVEMGYVLTDASTLLLKDNPLSVTPFLHAMLDPILTKPWHGLATWFRNDDPSPFQTAHGMKIWDYAGRDQKLNQLFNDAMASDAELVSNVVIERCGGVLKGLESVVDVGGGTGTMAKGIAKSFPHIDCTVFDLPHVVADLQGSHNLKFVGGDMFEWVPPADAVLLKWILHDWNDEQCVRILKKCKEGVKKKVIAIDMVMESEKLDYESTETQLMVDMVVMVLYPGKERTEKEWAKIIFSAGFSDYKITPIVGLRSLIEIYP; via the exons ATGGAGTGCAAGAGTGAAGAGCGTGTCTCAAAGCTACTTTCAGCTCAAACCCATGTTTGGAATCACATTTTCAGCTTCATAAATTCCATGTCCCTAAAATGTGCAATTGATTTGGAAATACCTGACATCATACACAAGCATGGTGAACCCATGCCACTCTCACAACTCACTGCTTCACTATCAATGAATCCTTCCAAAGCCAACAACATCTACCGGTTGATGCGAATCTTGACCCATTCTGGGTTCTTCTCTGAAGTGAAGGTGAATGAGAATGAGGTTGAAATGGGTTATGTGTTGACGGATGCATCCACTCTGCTATTGAAGGACAACCCCTTGAGTGTGACACCTTTCTTGCATGCAATGCTTGATCCAATTTTGACAAAGCCATGGCATGGATTGGCTACATGGTTCAGGAATGATGATCCCTCGCCATTCCAAACAGCACATGGGATGAAAATATGGGACTACGCTGGGCGTGATCAAAAACTGAATCAGCTTTTCAATGATGCGATGGCGAGTGACGCTGAATTGGTTTCCAATGTGGTGATTGAGAGGTGTGGGGGAGTGTTGAAGGGGTTGGAGTCAGTTGTTGATGTTGGGGGAGGCACAGGTACCATGGCAAAGGGTATTGCCAAATCATTCCCTCACATAGACTGCACCGTATTTGATCTCCCACATGTTGTTGCCGACTTACAAGGATCTCACAACTTAAAATTTGTTGGAGGTGACATGTTTGAGTGGGTTCCCCCTGCAGATGCCGTTCTATTGAAg TGGATATTGCATGACTGGAATGACGAGCAGTGTGTGAGAATACTGAAGAAATGCAAGGAGGGAGTAAAGAAGAAGGTGATAGCGATAGACATGGTGATGGAGAGTGAAAAGCTTGATTATGAATCAACTGAAACACAGCTCATGGTTGATATGGTTGTGATGGTGTTGTATCCTGGAAAAGAGAGGACTGAGAAAGAATGGGCTAAGATCATTTTCTCTGCTGGTTTCAGTGACTACAAGATAACTCCAATCGTGGGTTTGAGGTCTCTCATCGAGATTTATCCCTGA